The Episyrphus balteatus chromosome 3, idEpiBalt1.1, whole genome shotgun sequence genome segment tttcaacctataAGGACCCAGAACGAGTGCTAAAACTCAATATTGCCATcgaatttaaaagataaaagttgctgaaccacggattaaatatttgtacaactggccctacaAAAATCAGCTCGTGAAAAAACCATAAACGAAAAAAACGTCGCTTGACGAagttaaaaaagttcaatttttgaGCAAATCGTGTTCTGTTTACCATGCCTTTTATAGcagcgttcctttgggaatatttatctactaCTTAGTACTTAAatctgctttgaactactttttcaatatagaaaaagtagttcaaagtagtttttagtactaagcagtagacaAAATGTTCCCAGCTTATGTTAttgattattttaaaacttgGCAGCACCTTAGTTTCATAGCAGACAAACTGCAGGTTGTAAACGCAGGCACATTTtgacttttctttttaatttcagtaacaccaacttaaaaaaaacaaaatcttgtgTTGTCATTTGTCAACTGAACTGACAGTGACAGCGCCGATgagattttacaaaaaataatttctggAATCAAATCTCCGTCgcagttttaaagtttttgctGCAGTGGTTCGGTTAATTTGAGTAATTTAatccaaacttaaaaaaaaatggcaacattgaaaatattttccttGGCTAAACACGGTAAGTTTATATTCACAAAAggccaaaaaaaacaaatttgtttccaTCAGCTGCAATATTAGGTTATGAGAGGTCTTATGTCATCAACAAACAAcgtatattatttattttcaatacttttCAGGACGATTCGGTGTCCCAAAGAACATTCGAATGTACTCCTCAAGGGATAAAGATATCTTAGCTCCATCAAAAGGATACATCTTTGTCAACAACAAAGAATTAAGCATGGATCTAAACGACATCACTGATCGATCTGCTCAAACACTTTTCCTTTCTGAGTTGTTGCGTGGTTTCGGTGTGACTTTGGCACACATCTTTAAGGAACCCGCAACTATAAACTATCCATTTGAAAAGGGACCTTTAAGTCCACGTTTTCGTGGAGAACACGCTCTTCGCCGGTATCCTAGCGGAGAGGAACGATGCATTGCATGCAAGCTGTGTGAGGCTATTTGCCCTGCTCAGGCTATTACAATTGAAGCAGAAGAGCGTGCTGATGGCAGCAGGCGAACAACACGCTACGATATTGATATGACTAAGTGCATATACTGTGGATTCTGTCAGGTAATTACGATTAGTATCCTTTCTTTACTTTTGATATACATAGGTTAGCTGgttaggtactatagggcaggtttaggatttgtaaaaaaaaaaaaataatcgaacttagacatgatattacgatgatagagaatgtgaaaaaagtgggtcccgcaattctgtCTGGGTCTATCTTGAACTATTTAACTGTTAGTTATGAGTTTTGGGAGATTCCAATATGGAAATAATAATCTCAACAACGACTTAAACGATATTCAAACAAGGTTCTacccatgaaataaaaaaaatattttttgaaccataGAACTTGTCTTGAgttcatttttcaatcaaattttttgtatgaaagcaAAAAAGCAAATGTACCTAATactaaaaatatttccattttttttttttttgaagaatcaatttttagaaaactttgcgatgattttttttttaaattttgttttttatgtttccaATAATAATTGCTTAAAAAAGTCCTAGCTCTTAGAAGCAATGAAGTCACCTCGAAGCTAGTATGGGACTGTATACAACTATTACACCAGCTTGCCAGTACAAACAGAGTTCAACTCATTTGGTCACAACGGTCACGTACTAAATGAAATAGCAGACACACTAGCCAGAAAAGGTCCGCATCTCAATTCATTATGCCAAGACCATTCTGTGGCATACCAACAACTACTGCAAAGTATTACATAAATAAATGGCTAAGAGATATGGCTTATCATTATTGGACGCATACGGAAGGTAACAGACAAGCCAAAAAATGTATACCAAACATCTCCCACGCCAGAACGAAACAACTCCTCACTCTCAACAGGAGTAAGATTCGCATAACCACAGGCTTCCTTACTGGACACTGCTCAGTTAAAAACACCTTAAAACCATGGGCATTACACAAAACGATACCTGCAGAATGTGTAAAGGAGACAAAGAAACAGCAGAACACATATTGTGTCACTGTAGTTGCCTAATCAATACACGTCGACGACACCTCGGAGGGTATTATCTCGAAGCGGAAAACATCGCCgctagttcacccaaaaacatactaagttttctaaactcaggactttaaaaaagaggaaatcacaataggcccatcagaggccgcagtgataaggcgTACTAGGTACtaaaactgtcaatttaggatCCAGTACTAGTAAGAACTTGGTCCTAGATAGCTCCTCAAAATCGGCTTCTACCTAGTAGTACTCAAATCGataccaagtgatttcttcacaaaagtactatcaaaaaaaaatataataattgtaaAGTATTGTAATTTACTTAAATGGCTCtctaatgcaaaataaaaaaataaacttaactaAACTAAGAGccattttcttcactaaaaGATGAACTCAAATTGAGGATTTTTATTCTCAacttgtgattttgtttttcttcactaAGAGTTGACAGTTTCAACTTTTGattctcaactctcgagttgGTCAACTTCTGGTTTGCTCAACTTCCGAAAATAGTAGAAGTTCAGTtgaaatgtcatatttttttctttttttatgctAAATCGTGGCAAAAACTCTTTCATTCCTCTTTTCGTGGGAAAATTGAGAATTAAACTTATGGAAACATATTTTCCAATCGCAGAATATTATTTGAGGGAATGTTTAGTACGATGGACAATGACGCTAGTGGTCTGGGTTAAAATCTCAGCCTCCTTTCcattatttcaaattaattaaaagcaCAAGATAATGGCTGTGAGTTCTGAGCTCCTAGTTGCCttgtttttgtttactattttatttaattaatcttttttattttttttactacctAATGTTATTTATAGCatttatattataatataaacTACAAtagcaggtggccatggcataGAGGAATAggtagatgacttcagagccagacatcgtggtttcgagcccaacggtcggctcagaagttttttctaaatcgccagcttaactgaagccacctgtgcgatagtatgagacaattttcaactatgtctcctcctctcTGCCAAGTAGTTCTATGTTTTATGTTCTTTCTTTGTTTCTATCTGTCTTTCTCTTTGTCATTGTCTGGTGTTGTCTCAGCCAAATGGCCTCAGTTTCCGCGCTGTTAAGTGTCAGTACTTCGTACATTTATGTACTTTGTACTATgtatacaataataataataaactacAATAATATTTGATACTTAAGGAAAAATAAGTAGTTCCAATAACTAGCAAACTGTACTGAGTTTGGCAAAAACCtgcaattttgtttagttttgcaAACGCTCGTAggattttgtttagttttgcaAAACCTCCATacattttgtttggttttgttaAGTTctgaaaaaacgataaaaaaaaaacgatcttaaatttttttaaataaaaactattagTGTTGATaccaatatttaatttttgacgtttgttgaattttgataaaatgaatCTGGAAATATCTAACTTTCTAGAGTTAACTAACATCAGTAACCaaccatatttaattttttaaaactcagtttatttaaacttctttttgttGTGTTCAAATTACATTATGGTCGATCTCATAAGCAGACCTCCTACCTTTTAgttaaaatgaattttgaatGCTATTTTATAGACAAATTCTTCAGTGCAGCAATCTAGAAAATTTCATATACCTTTGCATAACACGTACCTACAtaactcaaataaaattaaaattctcaaacatattaaattcataattaatattattgtcGGCTATTAAATGCCTCGCGCTCATATCTAATATCATTCGATATCAGAGCTCATAAAGCTATAAAACTGTGTACCTACATTTTGTTatacctcaactccaaaaattttctCTGGGCACTTAGTTTCCAAACATGAGAAATATCAAAGACctatccaaacatttttgacagtttgGTGGACATTTGTTTAGTTTAGTACCTATaactttaaattgaaaacaaaaaaacaacaacaataacaatatacatatattctaTCATTTTAGGAAGCTTGTCCCGTTGATGCTATTGTTGAAGGACCCAACTTCGAGTTCTCCACAGAAACACACGAGGAACTCCTGTACAACAAAGAGAAGCTTTTGAACAACGGTGACAAATGGGAGTCTGAAATCGCTTCCAATTTGCAAGCTGATCATCTATATCGTTAAACTTGTTAACTTAATATAAAGGGCAAATAATGAATGGTTTAAGTGATAATGATaaataaccaaaaaatattATGGAAAGAATAATAAAAGCTTGAAGAACcccttaactttaaaaaatatttgtctttagtcaaataaaacaattttgttggTGTTTCCAATTTAAAACTTGTTTAATACGTTTTTTGAATATTGTATAActttaatagtaaaaaaaagaaagaaaattagtTAATTACTGGCCTGGTCCAGAAAGTGACTTTTCCATGAACTTCTTTTTGGCAAAGCAAGTCCACCATTTATTTGGTTTGCCATCATCTGAGAATACTTTGTCGCATACTCTACTGCCTGTTTCATGGCGCAGCTGAAGTAAATACTGTCTCATAAGATCTGGAAATCAAATAAATCAATTGGTTTGGATTGAAAATTCCTTCATTATTAAAGGTTATTTTTACCTGCATCACCTGGTCCAGATGGCTTGGCATAAACAGAATTTAATGGAAATCCTGCATCACCTGGGAGATCGAATTTGGAAATAGCAAGACTGTACATTTCTTGCTGTCCCTGGCTTTTACTTGAACATCTTTGAAGCTTTTTCAAACACTCAGTGATGTAAAGAGTAATGTAGATAAGAACTCGGTCGATTTCGTTCTTCAATATGAGCCGGAAGTTATTagatatactattttttttattgaaagttaatttatgtttttacctTTACTTCGTATGtccgaaaaaatacatttgctTTAAAGTAGTACAGTGACTCATCGATTATATCGGTTTCGATGTTTGCACTTGGAGCTGGACCACGGGATTGAGTACGCAATGGAAGAATGGCCATATTACCAACTGATTGCTTATATTCTTTGATTTGGGAATGATAGGCCTTAAAAATAAGATatcgaataaataaaattttaaggaaTTGAGGTgaggcatacaaaaaaaatgtttatcaaGTTGTGATTAAGTTTATATCAATAGAAAATAACCACGCCCCATAAgcatttttaataagaattttggATTTCTTTCTCACCGGCATCTTGAATACTTTATtgtttggttaaaaatttaaaattaaattaattttaatttataaaattaaactctGTTATAAATTGAAAAGATATTTTCTAGATAatagcgatttttttttgacatttgataagttttgacagttgtgAGTTGCGTTCAACGTGTATTTCAGAAAATTTGAGATAAACAGCCGCGTTCCCACACTAACGCGACATAAAAGAGTAGtgtttttcttatcaaaattcaaaacgaaATTAGTAGTACCCttatttaggcccaatttattcactctccattatttttaaaggctccattaaaaattataaaactgtcaaatcgcatacaaattttaaaatttcccttttttaatggcgactttaaatttaatggagtgtgaataaattggaccttagaattcttttttttttttctaaaagtcatgttcttttaaacaaaattgatacAAATCGTCACTTCTTAGTTTTACTGGTAGACCAGAAtgatgtagctgtggctgtgtcttgtgtcgctgtcaaagttaaaaagtatgaaattagtatattggtgccagaatacgtagctgtggcaaggaaattcgctgtggtacaagtcgagttgacttttacttcaagctacaagcgcaatgacttttgacgtttctaataTGGTTGCTCGGttacaactattttttttttcaacgcacttgacattttagtgcgccacatattctgttcatcttttctaaattttgagcgattttatttgacatcttgaCCACGGCGTTTTTCTTTGCTACAAGCGAATTTCCATTCTGTTCAACCAGTTAATATTCAGAACTTCACTCCATTTGAGGTAATTTGCCTACTTGGTGAAGTTAAAATATTAGGGGTACTCATGAAACGGTGTAAACTCTgggtaaagcctagtacgcagcttaAGCGAATTTTCCATagtgggctctagtgaaaacaggctataatagcctgttttcaatagagcccaaatgaggtaattacgcaaattatctcatttccaATGTcaatttctatagaaaaaaaatttaatttcaaatctgAACTGACCTACTTTgtgaaattagatttttttttattacaaccggtcttaactggacaaaaaaaaaacgcagtctggactaagcaatttacattttatatacaacaacaccttagcaccttattttttggcttaaaaaacaatttttgtagttttttccaaaaataaatagcgctaaaaagaaatacaaattttttactttatttgtaAATGGcttaaaacatacatgaaaaacccgaaagcgaaaaatatgacaactctaaatttttgttgtgtctgctgttttcgggaCATTcaatatgcagtgctgccaagatttcaggttaagccccgaggcgttttttttttgtccagttaagaccggtggttttaaaaacatacatattatCTCATTtgagctctagtgaaaacaggctataagggCTTTCATGAAACTTGtaaatttttccattttgcgaaattctttaaaattgcgcgcctctttgaaaatttggttttcaccaagtttatgagaaagctttttaaaatttgtatggtcgTCAGTATTAAACTCCTGTGCGAAATTCTGAATCTGTTCGGAAGAGTTCCAAACAACGTAACTGAACACACCTACCCGGTGTCAGTCAAATGTCAGAGATTTGACATTTCGCTCAAAAGCGCATCAAACATTCAACTATATCGAAATgtggtatttttaaaattattttcatttcgatTAAAATAATATCCTGTGAAGTGTACAAATAATTCCTACAAAATGCGTTATGCTCAGATTGTAATGGGCCCAGCTGGCAGTGGAAAGGTAAATAAGAACAAATTAATAATATATGTAAATCATAGCAGTAACATTTTTATGATTCATTTTCAATCCTAGTCCACATATTGCGCCTTCATGCAACGCCATGCTGAAGACATGAAAAGATCAATCAGCGTTGTTAATCTCGATCCAGCTGCAGAACACTTTGATTATCAACCCATTGTAGATATAAGAGACCTCATCCAACTAGATGATGCTATGGAAGATGAAGAACTTCACTATGGACCCAATGGTGGATTAGTTTTCTGCCTGGAATTTCTTATTCAAAATCAAGAATGGCTAAAGAGTCAACTATGCGGTGGATCAGATGACGAAGGAGAAGGTGATCCCGATGATGATTACATTATATTCGATATGCCTGGTCAAATCGAGTTATTTACACATTTAACTATGGGCAAAGAGTTGGTCAATCTGTTGGAATCATGGAACTTTCGTTTGTGTACAGTATTCTTAGTTGATTCACAATTTATGATTGATGGGGCTAAATTTCTATCGGGTACGATGGCTGCACTGAGTGTTATGGCTAATTTGGAAATGCCTCATGTAAATGTACTGTCGAAAATGGATTTACTTAGCAAGACTGCAAGAGGGCAATTGGACAAATATTTAGATCCCGATGCAAGAGCTTTATTGGGAAATATAACAGAAGAATCTTCGTGGGGTAGAAAACATAGGAAGTTGTCACAGGCAATTGGATCGTTGATAGAAGATTTTAGTTTGGTTCGTTTTGTTCCGCTGAATGTGGATGACGAGGAGAGTGTTCAAGACTTGTTGATGCAAATCGATAATGTTATACAGTATGGTGAGGATGCTGATGTTAAAATACGTGATTTTGATCCTCCAGAAGAGGATGATGATAATAATTGTgatgaataaaattatattatttttttataaaccagagttgtaaaataaatttttgtatgtacaaTTGTTGGAATAATTATGTTTATACAATGAATGTTTCTCAATCGGATAAGAATTATCTGTAATCGTTAAAGATTAAATAGTGTAAGTATGATGAATCAAATGATGAGCAGAGTAGTATGAGTGGCATTTTGCTTGGAGGCTGCTTTTCTTTACTTGCGATTTACATAACATAGGTACTATAacctatagggcaagtttaggattcgtaaaaaaagtcgaactcgagataacatgGCATTACTATGATTGATTAAGTGGTtcccgcaattctgtctgtatCTATCTTGATGTACAGCCCAAACTACGGGAGCGATTTTCTTCCAACTGGGTAGCTTTATAAGATTCGCCAGagatgaaattgaattttttttttgaccaaaattgACGGTACTCTCCCtatgaccaaaatggaaaaggctcaaaaaaaaaaaaaaattggatgaaaaaaaataaaatgcacgactggggtcgcacataGTTGctcttgctcttgcagtttaaaacacttttatgttaaattccttgtagattttaagagctgcctctatataaatttaaagaattttttttgatgatggGGAAGAGCCAACATtaagggcaaaattttgttgaatacaaaaaaaatatttttttatttgactttttttttgaaaaaaataaaaatgcagttttattgcaattgctttgaatattacgtctgcaaagtttaatcaaaatcgttacagccgttttcgagttttttggtttgaattgaaaactttgtatgggaggtacactttctaagcgagatataaaaaaaaaacaaacaaaaaaacagctttcagaattccataaaaatcatctgtaccaaatttgaagaaaatccgtttacccgtttaggctgtgaaaatgtgtacagatggacgtacagacgcacggacggaattgcgagacccacttttttgaaattctacatcatcgtaatgttggtttggattaaaacctcaaattttttttcgacacgaaaccaatacttgccttatagagcaagtaaaaaataggtTTACTGTGACAAGTTCTACTTTTGATaaagaacaaatattttttggaccgtaaCAAACGATACCTGCCACAGAAACGTGTtcctcatttttgaaaatgtttaagaaaaaaaaaaatcaaaattttggatttttaaaaaatatttcaattttttgaaaaatcatcaatttttaattttttaaattttaatgaatatttagaagaatatttttttcagaatggcataccaattttttttttacacaaaaaattattttttttttaaccaactccaacaatttaaaaaaaaaaaaaaagaattccaaaaattctttgctataaaagaaattaaattaggCTGCCAGTGGCCAGGTGGCCAGAACTAAACATTGATAtaagtgcatcttctgttgcaagaaACTTCAGTTTGTGTGTCAAACAAATCAATTGGGAACTGAATTGATTGcggtaaaataatataaattactgaatgaaaaaacatataaaatttgtACTATGCAAAATTTACAACGAATAAACAGAAAACGAAAAACTGCGACATTTTGAGGGAACTCACTAAAAATCCCGGATTGGCCCAAAAAAGCTCGACTCCACAAAGACATTGAATAAAAGTATAGGGGGTCTATTACGTAATGCGAAACGATACTGAAGTAAATGAAAACCACAAAAAAGAGCGGTTGTTCAAAGTCATAAGGCCAAACTTAACCGACTCACGTGCGTTCTAACGGCAAACGCAACAATATAATGACAGCTAAAAAAGAACGAAAGTCAAACGATAGGCAAATGGCAGTCGTTAACGATTGATTTGAGCTCCGATCCATTATAAATGCATTTGCATCCGTAGAACTTAGAAAACGGTTTCACTGCTTTAGAATAACACCCATCCCTTTACTTCATATTCAATTGCTAAACTCGCCCAACGATTTGCACAGTGCGTAACATCAGCTTTATCAAACGGTAACTATTACAGTTTTATCTAACTCCCATatgcatatttttaaatatataaaaaaaacaacaaattttgaaaaaaaacaaaacattttataaatatggaaaattcttttaaataccTTAATTCTATACTAACTAAAACTCTATGAGTGacacaaaaaacaacataaaataatCACAATGGTTTGATCAATTTAACTGTCTTTCTGTGATCTcagaaaatatacaaatttcaaactaaaatgcacctaaaatataattcaaaaaataaacttacactAATATTGAACATTTTCTGTGTCCATGACAAGATTACCATCTTTGTCTTTTAGTCTCACTCTCCCATTTGAATATCTC includes the following:
- the LOC129914728 gene encoding NADH dehydrogenase (ubiquinone) 23 kDa subunit; amino-acid sequence: MATLKIFSLAKHGRFGVPKNIRMYSSRDKDILAPSKGYIFVNNKELSMDLNDITDRSAQTLFLSELLRGFGVTLAHIFKEPATINYPFEKGPLSPRFRGEHALRRYPSGEERCIACKLCEAICPAQAITIEAEERADGSRRTTRYDIDMTKCIYCGFCQEACPVDAIVEGPNFEFSTETHEELLYNKEKLLNNGDKWESEIASNLQADHLYR
- the LOC129914730 gene encoding actin-related protein 2/3 complex subunit 3 is translated as MPAYHSQIKEYKQSVGNMAILPLRTQSRGPAPSANIETDIIDESLYYFKANVFFRTYEVKNEIDRVLIYITLYITECLKKLQRCSSKSQGQQEMYSLAISKFDLPGDAGFPLNSVYAKPSGPGDADLMRQYLLQLRHETGSRVCDKVFSDDGKPNKWWTCFAKKKFMEKSLSGPGQ
- the LOC129914722 gene encoding GPN-loop GTPase 3, which encodes MRYAQIVMGPAGSGKSTYCAFMQRHAEDMKRSISVVNLDPAAEHFDYQPIVDIRDLIQLDDAMEDEELHYGPNGGLVFCLEFLIQNQEWLKSQLCGGSDDEGEGDPDDDYIIFDMPGQIELFTHLTMGKELVNLLESWNFRLCTVFLVDSQFMIDGAKFLSGTMAALSVMANLEMPHVNVLSKMDLLSKTARGQLDKYLDPDARALLGNITEESSWGRKHRKLSQAIGSLIEDFSLVRFVPLNVDDEESVQDLLMQIDNVIQYGEDADVKIRDFDPPEEDDDNNCDE